A region of Myxococcota bacterium DNA encodes the following proteins:
- a CDS encoding PilZ domain-containing protein, which yields MSDDSHDPPRRQPRVDTEIPARISTIEPDSDPVTGRSYFRASHELASNVSRGGAFIRTTELLERGRRVLVELSLPTGEHVEAVGRVAWTQRVLTPGGGLPECGVGVEFLGGESDQLSRLDDFVRKGADDSTDH from the coding sequence ATGTCCGACGATTCCCACGATCCGCCGCGCCGACAGCCGCGCGTCGACACCGAGATCCCGGCGCGGATCTCGACCATCGAACCCGACAGCGATCCGGTCACCGGCCGGAGCTACTTCCGGGCGTCCCACGAACTCGCGTCCAACGTGTCGCGCGGCGGTGCGTTCATCCGGACCACCGAGCTGCTGGAGCGCGGCCGACGGGTGCTGGTCGAGCTGTCGCTTCCGACGGGCGAGCACGTCGAAGCCGTGGGCCGCGTCGCCTGGACGCAGCGCGTGCTCACGCCCGGAGGCGGGCTGCCCGAGTGCGGTGTTGGCGTCGAGTTCCTCGGCGGCGAATCCGATCAGCTGTCGCGCCTGGACGACTTCGTTCGCAAGGGAGCGGACGATTCCACCGACCACTGA
- a CDS encoding glycosyltransferase family 2 protein — MFHGKKIVVVMPAYNAARTIEQTYREIPLDLVDEVVVTDDASRDDTVKVAERLGLRTLVHTENRGYGGNQKTCYAEALRLGADVVVMLHPDYQYTPKLLPSIIGLITDGPFDVVLGSRVLGGRALAGGMPVYKYVANRFLTAFQNLLCGAKLSEYHTGYRAFTREVLMSLPLLENSDDFVFDNQMLAQILVAGFEIGEVSCPAAYFEEASSINFQRSTKYGLGVLWTSCQAFAHRMGWTKVPIFDPTGRRLEIADTTAAPSPEAA; from the coding sequence GTGTTTCACGGCAAGAAGATCGTGGTCGTCATGCCGGCCTACAACGCGGCCCGCACGATCGAGCAGACGTACCGGGAGATCCCGCTCGATCTGGTGGACGAAGTCGTCGTCACCGATGACGCCAGCCGGGACGACACGGTCAAGGTGGCCGAGCGCCTCGGGCTGCGGACCCTCGTCCACACCGAGAACCGCGGGTACGGCGGCAACCAGAAGACCTGCTACGCCGAGGCGCTGCGGCTGGGCGCGGATGTCGTGGTCATGCTGCACCCCGACTACCAGTACACACCGAAGCTGCTGCCCTCGATCATCGGGCTGATCACGGACGGCCCGTTCGACGTCGTGCTCGGATCGCGCGTGCTGGGCGGCCGCGCCCTTGCCGGTGGCATGCCGGTCTACAAGTACGTCGCGAATCGCTTCCTCACCGCGTTCCAGAATCTCCTGTGCGGTGCCAAGCTCTCCGAGTACCACACCGGTTATCGCGCGTTCACGCGCGAGGTCCTGATGTCGCTACCGCTCCTCGAGAACTCGGACGACTTCGTCTTCGACAACCAGATGCTCGCCCAGATCCTGGTGGCCGGGTTCGAGATCGGTGAGGTGAGTTGCCCGGCGGCCTACTTCGAAGAGGCGTCGTCGATCAACTTCCAGCGTTCGACGAAGTACGGGCTGGGCGTCCTGTGGACCTCTTGCCAGGCCTTCGCCCATCGCATGGGTTGGACGAAGGTCCCGATCTTCGATCCGACCGGGCGTCGCCTCGAGATCGCCGACACCACCGCCGCCCCGAGCCCCGAAGCGGCCTGA
- a CDS encoding glycoside hydrolase family 15 protein yields MDLYTASQRVGTEHVLDGSTPSLTDYGLVGDGHTAALVGINGSVDWLCWPRFDSPSLFAALLDPDRGGSFQIAPAELGCTSRQAYDTGTNVLQTLFRREGVATVMLTDFMPWNGDPRSHVAEFHRLIETREGQMEMRIVFDPRFDYGRSPAKITIESDGVMAEGPNGERVSLSVSGGASFHPRDAGGVEAVLHLRSGQRAWAILSWRSGRPERVSAYRPFDHLRATRRFWRHWSGRLEYDGPWRHDVMRSALVLKLLQYAPTGAMVAAPTTSLPAWVGGDRNWDYRFSWTRDSAMAIRAMNQIGYPDEAQGFFHFVRDTIEARRALDIMVTLDGTEVPDEKILDHLSGYRDSQPVRVGNAARLQIQHDIAGPLLDAASVFEQSGGTLGLRLWRQVRSLLNDSVQHAAQPDHGIWEPRSEPCHHVHSKLMQWVALDRGLDIAQRFGGDREEHAWRQAREQLREAILRDGFDTTSGSFVSEYGGNRTDASLLLAPLYGFLPPRDRRVLGTIQRVIDELSDGKFLRRYRTDDGIDCDEGGFVLCGFWLAEALALAGRLDDALEVFHNHLGAANHLGLLAEEVDPGSGTGLGNFPQAFSHLGLIQAAARLDHALRLRDEGSTEPPLLPFDRRADE; encoded by the coding sequence TTGGACCTCTACACCGCATCGCAGCGGGTCGGAACCGAACACGTCCTCGACGGCTCGACGCCGAGTCTGACCGACTACGGACTGGTCGGCGACGGGCATACGGCTGCGTTGGTCGGGATCAATGGGTCGGTCGATTGGCTGTGCTGGCCGCGCTTCGACTCGCCGAGCCTCTTCGCCGCCCTGCTCGATCCAGACCGCGGCGGCTCGTTCCAGATCGCGCCGGCCGAACTCGGCTGCACCAGCCGCCAGGCCTACGACACGGGCACGAACGTGCTGCAGACCCTCTTCCGCCGGGAAGGCGTGGCGACGGTCATGCTCACCGACTTCATGCCCTGGAACGGTGACCCGCGCTCGCACGTCGCCGAGTTCCATCGCTTGATCGAGACCCGGGAAGGCCAGATGGAGATGCGGATCGTCTTCGACCCGCGCTTCGACTACGGCCGCAGCCCTGCGAAGATCACGATCGAGTCCGACGGGGTGATGGCCGAGGGCCCGAACGGCGAGCGCGTCTCGCTGTCGGTAAGCGGCGGTGCCTCCTTCCACCCGCGCGACGCCGGCGGCGTCGAAGCCGTACTCCACCTCCGCAGCGGCCAGCGCGCCTGGGCGATCTTGTCCTGGCGTTCGGGACGGCCCGAGCGCGTGTCCGCCTATCGCCCCTTCGACCACCTGCGCGCCACGCGCCGCTTCTGGCGTCACTGGTCCGGGCGCCTCGAGTACGACGGCCCCTGGCGACACGACGTCATGCGCAGCGCCCTCGTGCTGAAGCTGCTCCAGTACGCCCCGACCGGTGCCATGGTCGCGGCTCCGACCACCAGCCTGCCCGCCTGGGTCGGCGGCGACCGCAACTGGGACTACCGCTTCTCCTGGACCCGCGACAGCGCCATGGCGATCCGCGCGATGAACCAGATCGGCTATCCCGACGAGGCCCAGGGGTTCTTCCACTTCGTGCGGGACACCATCGAGGCACGTCGCGCCCTCGACATCATGGTGACCCTCGACGGCACCGAGGTGCCCGACGAGAAGATCCTCGACCACCTGTCGGGCTACCGCGACAGCCAGCCCGTACGCGTCGGCAACGCGGCCCGGCTCCAGATCCAGCACGACATCGCGGGCCCGCTGCTCGACGCCGCCTCGGTGTTCGAACAGTCGGGCGGCACCCTCGGATTGCGACTCTGGCGCCAGGTGCGCTCGCTCCTCAACGACTCGGTGCAGCACGCGGCCCAGCCCGACCACGGCATCTGGGAACCCCGGTCCGAACCCTGCCATCACGTGCATTCCAAACTGATGCAGTGGGTGGCGCTGGATCGCGGCCTCGACATCGCCCAGCGCTTCGGCGGTGACCGCGAGGAGCATGCCTGGCGCCAGGCCCGGGAACAGCTGCGCGAGGCGATCCTGCGCGACGGGTTCGACACCACCAGCGGGAGCTTCGTGAGCGAGTACGGTGGCAACCGCACCGACGCGAGCCTGCTGCTCGCACCCCTCTACGGATTCCTGCCTCCGCGCGACCGGCGCGTGCTCGGCACCATCCAACGGGTGATCGACGAGCTCTCGGACGGGAAGTTCCTGCGCCGCTATCGCACCGATGACGGCATCGACTGCGACGAGGGCGGCTTCGTGCTGTGTGGCTTCTGGTTGGCCGAGGCACTGGCCCTCGCCGGACGCCTCGACGACGCGCTCGAGGTCTTCCACAACCATCTCGGCGCGGCGAACCACCTGGGCCTGCTGGCTGAGGAAGTCGACCCGGGAAGCGGAACCGGGCTCGGCAACTTTCCCCAGGCCTTCAGCCACCTGGGGTTGATCCAGGCTGCCGCCAGGCTCGACCATGCCCTGCGCCTGCGGGACGAGGGATCGACCGAGCCGCCGCTCCTGCCCTTCGACCGACGCGCGGACGAGTAG
- the crcB gene encoding fluoride efflux transporter CrcB — protein sequence MRWWLVFAGGGLGALARYALALWVEGKTGPGFPWGTFSVNVLGCFAIGVAATLADEHAWLSPSARLLLVTGILGGFTTFSTFGYETWQLASEGAAAAALGNVLASVGAGLVAVVLGIVVTRQLV from the coding sequence GTGCGGTGGTGGCTCGTCTTCGCAGGGGGCGGACTCGGCGCCCTGGCCCGGTACGCCCTGGCCCTCTGGGTCGAGGGCAAGACCGGCCCGGGCTTTCCGTGGGGCACCTTCTCGGTGAACGTGCTCGGCTGCTTCGCGATCGGCGTCGCCGCCACACTGGCCGACGAACACGCCTGGCTGTCTCCTTCGGCCCGCCTGCTGCTGGTGACTGGCATCCTCGGCGGCTTCACGACCTTCTCGACCTTCGGCTACGAGACCTGGCAGCTCGCCAGCGAAGGGGCCGCGGCCGCGGCGCTCGGGAACGTCCTGGCGAGCGTCGGCGCGGGCCTGGTGGCCGTCGTGCTCGGGATCGTGGTCACGCGCCAGCTGGTGTGA
- a CDS encoding NADH-quinone oxidoreductase subunit D — protein sequence MAQPSFPTPPHAGDDDFARDLHTEHQLLNMGPSHPATHGTVKFLVELDGENIVNLDVQVGYLHRGFEKECEAGSWYQCIPYTDRLNYNSAILANLGFVMAVEKLLELETPERCQWLRVLAAELSRVGDHLTRCGAACLELQAMTPFLYGIEARELTWDLLEALCGARVTSNYIRIGGVKHDLPDGFRAEGDAYLRKARALLKDFDDVVTSNRIFVDRLQGTGVIDRETCLQYAVTGPILRSTGEPLDLRKQEPYLVYDELDFDIPVGTVGDNYDRYLVCVEEMHQSLRIVEQCLEKLDALGPGPVNVLDPRVRWPAKGRVFNQMEELIQQFKSVTEGPQVPAGEAYAAVESANGELGFYLVSDGSARPQKVRCRPPSFLNLAPMSEMLKGCLLADLIPTFDFINMIGGECDR from the coding sequence ATGGCCCAGCCGAGCTTCCCGACCCCGCCCCACGCGGGCGATGACGACTTCGCCCGCGACCTCCACACCGAGCACCAGCTGCTCAACATGGGTCCCTCCCATCCCGCCACCCACGGCACGGTGAAGTTCCTGGTGGAGCTCGACGGCGAGAACATCGTGAACCTCGATGTTCAGGTCGGATACCTCCACCGGGGCTTCGAGAAGGAGTGCGAGGCCGGCAGCTGGTATCAGTGCATTCCCTACACCGACCGGCTCAACTACAACTCGGCGATTCTCGCGAACCTGGGGTTCGTGATGGCCGTCGAGAAGCTCCTCGAGCTCGAGACCCCGGAGCGCTGCCAGTGGCTGCGGGTGCTGGCAGCGGAGCTCTCCCGGGTGGGCGACCACCTCACCCGCTGCGGCGCCGCCTGCCTCGAGCTCCAGGCGATGACGCCGTTCCTCTACGGGATCGAGGCGCGCGAGCTCACCTGGGACCTCCTCGAGGCGCTCTGCGGCGCCCGGGTCACCAGCAACTACATCCGCATCGGGGGCGTGAAGCACGACCTGCCCGACGGGTTCCGCGCCGAGGGGGATGCCTACCTGCGCAAGGCGCGGGCGCTCCTCAAGGACTTCGACGACGTGGTCACCAGCAACCGCATCTTCGTGGACCGCCTGCAGGGCACCGGCGTCATCGATCGCGAGACCTGTCTCCAGTACGCGGTGACCGGGCCGATCCTGCGCTCGACCGGGGAGCCGCTCGATCTGCGCAAGCAGGAGCCCTACCTCGTGTACGACGAGCTCGACTTCGACATCCCGGTCGGAACCGTCGGGGACAACTACGATCGCTACCTCGTCTGTGTCGAGGAGATGCACCAGAGCCTGCGCATCGTGGAGCAGTGTCTGGAGAAGCTCGACGCGCTCGGGCCCGGCCCGGTCAACGTGTTGGACCCCCGAGTGCGCTGGCCGGCGAAGGGGCGGGTCTTCAACCAGATGGAAGAGCTGATCCAGCAATTCAAGTCGGTGACCGAAGGGCCCCAGGTGCCGGCTGGCGAGGCCTACGCTGCCGTCGAGTCGGCGAACGGCGAGCTCGGCTTCTATCTCGTCTCCGACGGCAGCGCGCGGCCCCAGAAGGTGCGCTGTCGCCCGCCGAGCTTCCTGAATCTGGCCCCGATGTCGGAGATGCTGAAGGGCTGCCTGCTTGCGGATCTCATCCCGACTTTCGACTTCATCAACATGATCGGCGGTGAGTGCGACCGGTGA
- a CDS encoding NADH-quinone oxidoreductase subunit C, whose translation MDDFGVPALQRLLQRFPAALQSTHADHGDATAVVDRESLPAVMALLRDDPTLHFEMLTDLCAVDSLPRTPRFEVVYHLYSVARNQRLRIKVLVSEDAPAVPSLVPLFQSANWMEREVFDLYGIRFEGHPDLRRILLYDEFEGHPLRKDYPKERRQPLVGPQN comes from the coding sequence ATGGACGACTTCGGCGTTCCGGCCCTGCAGCGGCTACTCCAGCGATTCCCGGCGGCGCTCCAATCGACCCACGCCGACCACGGAGACGCGACGGCGGTGGTGGACCGCGAGTCGCTTCCCGCCGTGATGGCGCTCCTGCGCGACGATCCGACCCTGCACTTCGAGATGCTCACCGATCTGTGCGCGGTCGACTCCCTGCCGCGAACGCCGCGCTTCGAGGTCGTCTACCACCTGTACTCGGTGGCGCGGAACCAGCGCCTCCGGATCAAGGTGTTGGTGTCCGAAGACGCGCCGGCGGTGCCGAGTCTGGTGCCGCTCTTCCAGTCGGCGAACTGGATGGAGCGCGAGGTCTTCGATCTCTACGGGATCCGCTTCGAGGGTCACCCGGATCTGCGGCGCATCCTCTTGTACGACGAGTTCGAGGGGCACCCGCTGCGGAAGGACTACCCGAAGGAACGGCGACAGCCGTTGGTGGGGCCCCAGAACTGA
- a CDS encoding NADH-quinone oxidoreductase subunit I, with protein sequence MPGKVVVVRRQEKLGLLERLYVPMIAKGLAVTARHFFRNLRGFVTGRNRTDFVVQYPEERVDFADAFRGMPVLVQLENGQPKCVACGLCEFACPTDCISIVPGELEGAGIERFPEAFDIDMSRCMFCGLCEEACPEEAIVMSREVEIAGYTRESMCFDKERLLVPETLLERRLAFLRSEYDRDDAAAEGAA encoded by the coding sequence ATGCCGGGGAAGGTGGTGGTCGTTCGGCGCCAGGAGAAGCTGGGCCTTCTCGAGCGCCTGTACGTGCCGATGATCGCGAAGGGGCTCGCGGTCACCGCGCGACACTTCTTTCGCAATCTGCGCGGTTTCGTCACCGGCCGGAACCGCACCGACTTCGTCGTGCAGTATCCGGAGGAGCGCGTCGACTTCGCAGACGCCTTTCGCGGAATGCCGGTCCTGGTGCAGCTCGAGAACGGTCAGCCGAAGTGCGTGGCCTGCGGCCTGTGTGAGTTCGCGTGTCCGACCGACTGCATCTCGATCGTTCCGGGCGAGCTCGAGGGGGCCGGGATCGAACGCTTCCCCGAGGCGTTCGACATCGACATGTCGCGCTGCATGTTCTGCGGCCTGTGTGAGGAAGCCTGTCCGGAAGAGGCGATCGTGATGAGCCGCGAGGTCGAGATCGCCGGCTACACCCGTGAGTCCATGTGTTTCGACAAGGAGCGCCTGCTGGTGCCAGAGACCCTCCTGGAGCGGCGTCTGGCGTTCCTGCGGAGCGAGTACGACCGGGATGACGCGGCCGCCGAGGGAGCGGCCTGA
- the lipB gene encoding lipoyl(octanoyl) transferase LipB, producing the protein MGEASELQVRELGCVPYDEALALQERVVAERRAGHCPDTLLLLEHPPVVTQGRSAKPSNLRWTPEEFAQKGVALHEVARGGDVTYHAPGQLVGYPIVDLAARDARDVHAWLRRLEENLGRALTGLGVAWCRVPGWTGVFVETPALARARKIASIGIGVRGWVTYHGFALNVDIDLGGFDCIVPCGLEAVDMTSVAAELGTSGADCATRTRVAVRAAFEADLGASGAADEDPRSGSAQG; encoded by the coding sequence ATGGGCGAGGCTTCCGAGCTGCAGGTACGCGAGCTCGGCTGTGTGCCCTACGACGAGGCGCTCGCCCTGCAGGAGCGCGTGGTCGCCGAACGGCGGGCCGGGCACTGCCCGGACACGCTTCTGCTCCTCGAACACCCGCCGGTGGTCACCCAGGGCCGCAGCGCGAAGCCGTCGAATCTTCGCTGGACGCCCGAGGAGTTCGCCCAGAAGGGCGTTGCCCTGCACGAGGTCGCGCGTGGGGGCGACGTGACGTACCACGCCCCGGGGCAGTTGGTCGGCTACCCGATCGTCGACCTGGCGGCGCGCGACGCACGCGACGTCCACGCCTGGTTGCGCCGGCTGGAGGAGAACCTCGGGCGGGCGCTCACGGGGCTCGGCGTTGCCTGGTGCCGCGTGCCCGGCTGGACCGGCGTGTTCGTCGAGACCCCGGCGCTGGCGCGCGCGCGCAAGATCGCGTCGATCGGCATCGGGGTCCGCGGCTGGGTCACCTATCACGGGTTTGCCCTCAACGTCGACATCGACCTCGGCGGGTTCGACTGCATCGTGCCGTGTGGTCTCGAAGCGGTGGACATGACTTCGGTCGCCGCGGAGCTCGGCACCTCCGGTGCAGATTGCGCGACGCGGACGCGGGTCGCGGTGCGGGCGGCCTTCGAAGCCGATCTGGGAGCGAGCGGCGCCGCGGACGAGGACCCACGGAGCGGCTCCGCGCAGGGCTGA
- a CDS encoding dihydrolipoamide acetyltransferase family protein: MGIAVELPALGESVVEGTVSRWLVKEGDSVTVDQPLVEVTTDKVDAEVPSPVAGVVEALLVSEGDTVPVGAELLRINSDGAAASASPAAAAAPAPQAAPAPAAAAPAPTPAPASPSSTPATPLAKRAAEAAAVDLADVPAEGGKVRKADVDRHVASQRTPAPAPAAAPAPAAGPPAAIRNKFQYALQPGDKVVPMTPLRRLVAEHMVLSKQVSPHVGAVAEIDMSGVVKVRNAQKRGFKESHGFSLSFLPFIVHATVRALREFPRLNASVVEDAIIEKKDIHIGIAVETEKGLVVPVVRHADRLSLAGLAQAVEDLASRARSKKLSPDELKGGSFTLSNPGRNGNLYGFAIINQPQVGILRMGEIVKRPVVRTIAGEDAIVIRPTMHLALSYDHRVVDGAPANGFLFRVRELLEEAEFDL; this comes from the coding sequence ATGGGTATCGCGGTCGAGCTGCCGGCACTGGGCGAGAGCGTCGTCGAGGGCACGGTTTCGCGCTGGTTGGTGAAGGAGGGCGACTCCGTCACCGTCGATCAGCCCCTCGTCGAGGTCACGACCGACAAGGTCGACGCCGAGGTTCCCTCACCCGTCGCCGGGGTGGTCGAGGCCCTCCTCGTGTCCGAAGGGGACACCGTACCCGTGGGCGCCGAGCTGCTGCGGATCAACTCCGATGGCGCCGCCGCGAGTGCCTCGCCCGCGGCCGCTGCCGCGCCGGCCCCCCAGGCGGCTCCCGCTCCCGCCGCCGCAGCGCCGGCTCCGACCCCCGCACCGGCCAGCCCCTCCAGCACCCCGGCCACGCCGCTCGCGAAGCGCGCCGCCGAGGCGGCCGCCGTGGACCTCGCCGATGTCCCGGCCGAAGGCGGCAAGGTCCGCAAGGCGGACGTCGACCGGCACGTCGCGTCCCAGCGCACGCCGGCTCCCGCGCCGGCTGCGGCCCCTGCGCCCGCTGCAGGGCCCCCGGCCGCGATTCGCAACAAGTTCCAGTACGCCCTGCAGCCCGGCGACAAGGTCGTTCCGATGACGCCCCTGCGTCGGTTGGTGGCCGAGCACATGGTGCTCTCGAAGCAGGTGAGCCCCCACGTGGGTGCCGTTGCCGAGATCGACATGTCGGGCGTCGTGAAGGTGCGCAATGCCCAGAAGCGCGGCTTCAAGGAGTCGCACGGATTCTCGCTCTCGTTCCTGCCCTTCATCGTCCACGCCACGGTGCGCGCGCTTCGCGAGTTCCCGCGGCTCAACGCGTCGGTGGTCGAGGACGCGATCATCGAGAAGAAGGACATCCACATCGGCATCGCCGTCGAGACCGAGAAGGGCCTGGTCGTGCCCGTGGTGCGCCACGCAGACCGACTGTCGCTCGCCGGGCTCGCCCAGGCGGTGGAAGACCTGGCCTCGCGCGCGCGCTCGAAGAAGCTCTCGCCCGACGAACTGAAGGGCGGCAGCTTCACGCTCTCGAACCCGGGCCGGAACGGGAACCTCTACGGCTTCGCGATCATCAACCAGCCCCAGGTGGGCATCCTGCGCATGGGCGAGATCGTGAAGCGACCGGTCGTACGCACGATCGCCGGCGAGGACGCGATCGTGATCCGTCCGACCATGCACCTGGCCCTGTCCTATGACCACCGCGTGGTCGACGGGGCGCCGGCGAACGGCTTCCTCTTCCGAGTGCGCGAGCTGCTCGAAGAGGCCGAGTTCGATCTCTAG
- the nuoB gene encoding NADH-quinone oxidoreductase subunit NuoB, whose amino-acid sequence MSSDARPTPLPGRATRDQAEAVHRARAVEFLRQGGDSFLTTRVDDVLNWARKYSMFLYPFVTACCGMEFMSVAGPRYDIDRFGCALPRFSPRQADLLMVVGTITHRQAPVLKKVYDQMAEPKWVVAFGACTCSGGPYNNYATVQGIDTLIPVDIYIPGCPPRPEAVIDGLIKLQARVQAERVPADGRHRETAELSLPVTEKPIP is encoded by the coding sequence ATGTCGAGCGACGCCAGGCCCACACCGCTGCCGGGGCGCGCCACGCGCGATCAGGCCGAGGCGGTCCACCGCGCCCGGGCCGTGGAGTTCCTGCGCCAGGGGGGCGACTCGTTTCTCACCACACGGGTCGACGACGTCCTCAACTGGGCGCGGAAGTACTCGATGTTCCTCTACCCGTTCGTGACCGCGTGCTGCGGCATGGAGTTCATGTCGGTGGCGGGGCCGCGCTACGACATCGACCGCTTCGGCTGCGCACTGCCGCGCTTCTCGCCGCGCCAGGCCGACCTCCTGATGGTGGTGGGGACGATCACCCATCGGCAGGCCCCCGTGCTCAAGAAGGTCTACGACCAGATGGCCGAGCCGAAATGGGTGGTCGCATTCGGGGCCTGCACGTGCTCCGGGGGCCCCTACAACAACTACGCGACGGTCCAGGGCATCGACACCCTGATCCCGGTCGACATCTACATCCCCGGCTGCCCGCCGCGGCCCGAGGCCGTGATCGACGGCCTGATCAAGCTCCAGGCCCGGGTTCAGGCCGAGCGCGTCCCGGCCGACGGGCGCCACCGCGAGACCGCCGAGCTGAGCCTGCCGGTGACGGAGAAGCCCATCCCCTGA
- a CDS encoding CDP-diacylglycerol O-phosphatidyltransferase encodes MAQPANHAPENETGRVWRARAVHALTASGAVLGTLSLWEIARERHEWVATYLLIALGIDAIDGTLARRAQVTRYTPGIDGRRLDDIVDFLNFAVVPIVWMLSLGAFLHPALAALPILASAYGFSQEDAKTEDDFFLGWPSYWNLVALYVWMLALSPGAATAWVVGLSVAIFVPLKYLYPSKMPRFQITTIAGGLLWASVMSVCVWRQDLAVRFFLVEISLLYLVYYVGMSAWLGGWFRRGDAA; translated from the coding sequence TTGGCCCAACCGGCGAACCACGCCCCCGAGAACGAGACCGGCCGCGTCTGGCGCGCTCGGGCGGTGCATGCGCTGACCGCGAGCGGCGCCGTACTCGGGACGCTCTCGCTCTGGGAGATCGCCCGCGAGCGCCACGAGTGGGTCGCGACCTATCTGCTGATCGCGCTGGGGATCGATGCGATCGACGGCACCCTCGCGCGCCGCGCCCAGGTCACCCGCTACACACCGGGCATCGATGGCCGGCGCCTCGACGACATCGTCGACTTCCTGAACTTCGCCGTCGTGCCGATCGTGTGGATGCTGTCGCTGGGCGCCTTCCTCCACCCGGCGCTCGCCGCCTTGCCGATCCTGGCCAGCGCCTATGGTTTCTCCCAGGAGGACGCGAAAACCGAGGACGACTTCTTCCTGGGCTGGCCGTCCTACTGGAACCTCGTCGCGCTGTACGTCTGGATGCTCGCGCTCTCGCCGGGCGCGGCGACGGCCTGGGTCGTCGGGCTGAGTGTCGCCATCTTCGTGCCGTTGAAATACCTGTATCCGAGCAAGATGCCCCGCTTCCAGATCACCACGATCGCCGGCGGGCTCCTGTGGGCCTCGGTGATGTCCGTGTGCGTCTGGCGGCAGGACCTGGCCGTACGCTTCTTCCTGGTGGAGATCAGTCTCTTGTACCTCGTCTACTACGTCGGCATGTCGGCCTGGCTCGGGGGCTGGTTCCGGCGCGGGGACGCGGCATGA
- the hemH gene encoding ferrochelatase, producing MSGPLGVLLINLGTPDAPTSAAVRRYLREFLGDPRVIDLPALPRTLLLEAAILPTRPRASAAAYAKVWTDAGSPLLVHGQALASALQDELGEAAVVRLGMRYGQPSLARALRSLEEHGVRRVVALPLFPQYSSAATGSALDALFAEPAAGRLTQLEVVPPFFADPGFIDAWAAVSRPALDGFGPDFVLLSYHGLPERQIRAGDVSGAHCLELDDCCEPLRGAGQHCYRAQCFATSRAIVAALGLETERTRTSFQSRLGRTPWIQPYTDFVLPELAEQGVRRLAVLCPAFVADCLETVEEIGMRAQEQWAEVGGEELLLVPSLNAHPRWVEAVAALVRQSMATDASTRSAAATPDASASATPTPAT from the coding sequence ATGAGCGGCCCGCTCGGCGTGCTGCTGATCAACCTGGGCACGCCCGACGCCCCCACCTCAGCGGCGGTGCGACGCTACCTGCGCGAGTTCCTGGGCGACCCACGCGTGATCGACCTGCCCGCCCTGCCCCGCACACTCCTGCTCGAGGCGGCGATCCTGCCGACCCGCCCACGCGCATCGGCCGCGGCCTACGCGAAGGTCTGGACCGACGCCGGCTCGCCGCTGCTCGTGCATGGGCAGGCCCTCGCCAGCGCGCTGCAGGACGAACTCGGCGAGGCGGCGGTCGTGCGTCTCGGCATGCGCTACGGCCAGCCGTCTCTCGCCCGCGCTTTGCGCAGCCTCGAGGAGCACGGCGTGCGGCGCGTCGTCGCCCTGCCCCTCTTTCCTCAGTACTCCTCCGCCGCGACGGGGTCGGCCCTCGATGCGCTGTTCGCCGAGCCCGCCGCCGGGCGCCTCACCCAGCTCGAGGTCGTGCCACCTTTCTTCGCCGATCCGGGTTTCATCGATGCCTGGGCGGCGGTGTCGCGGCCAGCACTCGACGGCTTCGGTCCCGACTTCGTCCTGCTCTCCTACCACGGTCTTCCCGAACGCCAGATTCGCGCCGGCGACGTGAGTGGCGCGCACTGCCTGGAGCTCGACGACTGCTGCGAACCGCTGCGCGGCGCGGGACAGCACTGCTACCGGGCCCAGTGTTTCGCGACCAGCCGCGCGATCGTCGCCGCGCTGGGCCTCGAGACCGAACGCACCAGGACGAGCTTCCAGTCGCGCCTGGGGCGGACCCCGTGGATCCAGCCCTACACCGACTTCGTGCTCCCCGAGTTGGCCGAGCAGGGCGTGCGGCGCCTGGCCGTGCTGTGTCCGGCCTTCGTGGCCGATTGTCTCGAGACCGTCGAGGAGATCGGGATGCGCGCGCAGGAGCAGTGGGCCGAGGTCGGCGGCGAGGAGCTCCTGCTGGTGCCCAGCCTCAACGCGCACCCACGCTGGGTCGAGGCCGTCGCCGCGCTCGTGCGTCAGTCGATGGCCACCGACGCGAGCACGCGCTCCGCCGCAGCCACCCCAGACGCCAGTGCGTCGGCCACACCGACGCCCGCCACGTAG